The DNA window TTTATAATATTATTTTTTTCTTTTTTATATTTATGATATAAATCATGTTTAGTCATTACATTTAATTCCCAACCAATTAATTGTGATGCTAAACGAATATTTTGTCCATTTCTTCCAATAGCTTGTGCTAAATTATTTTCTTCTACAATTATATCTATAATATGAATTTTTTCATTTATAATTATTGATGATATATCAGCTGGGGACATAGCATTAATAACAAATTTTTCAGTATTATCATCCCATGAGATAATATCAATACGTTCTCCATTTAATTCATTAGATATTGCTTGTACTCTAGCACCTCTCATCCCAACACAAGCACCAACTGGATCGATCCTTTTATCATTTGTTTTCACAGCAATTTTTGCTCTAGATCCTGGATCTCGTGCAGTTGCTTTAATTTCAATTAATCCCTCTCCTATTTCGGGTACTTCAATATGAAATAATTCAGTTATCATTTGTATTCTAGATCTACTTAGAAATAATTGTGTTTCTTTTATATCTTCTTTAATGTAAAATAATACACCTCTTATTCTATCTCCTAGTCTAAAATTTTCTCTAGGTAACATATCAGAACGTAAAATAACAGCATTTACACCATGACCTAAATCTAAATTTAGGTGTCCTCTATTTACTTTTTTTACTATACCACTTAAAATTTTTCCTTCTTGTTTTTTAAATTGAGCTATAGTAATAGCTTTTTCTGCTTCTCTAACTTTATGAACAATAACTTGTTTAGCAGTTTGTGTAGTTATGCGATCAAAATTAATAGATTTTATTTGATCATAAATATAATCTCCTAAATTAAGACTATTATCTTCAATACGAGCTGCATCTAATGTAATTTCTTTAGTAGGAAAATGTACTTTTTTAACAATTAACCATCTTCTGAAAGTATTAAAATTACCATTTTTACGATCAATATTTACTAATACTTCTATATCTTGTTCATATTTTTTTTTTGTAGCACTAGCTAAAGCACTTTCCATAGCTTCAAATATTTTTTCACGAGGTAAAGATTTTTCATTAGAAACTGCTTCAATAACAGCTAACATTTCTTTATTCATCCTAGTTATCCTCAAATATTTAATTCTTAAAATTAGAAAACTAGATAATATTAAAATATTAATATAAATATTGTAAAATAAATTTTTTTTAAAAAAATTTATTTTAAATAAATATAAAAATAATTATTTTAATAAAATTAATTTATCAATATTTTGATTTAATTTATAAATATATAAAAAAATATTTTAGATATTAAAGTCAGATTAATTTATTTTTATATAAAATATAATTTAGGATTAAATACAATGTGGTATTTGGTTGCGGGAGTTGGATTTGAACCAACGACCTTCGGGTTATGAGCCCGACGAGCTACCAAACTGCTCCACCCCGCGTCTACTTTAATGATAATATATAATATGCTAAAAAAATAAATAATGCAAGTATAATTTTGATAATACCGAAGACGGGATTTGAACCCGTAAACCCAAAAATAGGGCACTACCACCTCAAGGTAGCGTGTTTACCAATTTCACCACCTCGGTAAATTTTATTATACCTAAACTTTATTTTTTAAAATATTATGAAATTTAATATTTTTCATATATTTTTTTACATTAATATTACTTAATAATAAACTAATTATAAAAAATAAAGATGCAAGCAGAATAATACTTTTAGTTAAAATTTTATTAGACATATTTGTATTAAAAGGTGATTGTGTATTACTTGATGAAGCACTAATGTCTATATCATCATTATTTTGAAACATAATAATACTAATTAAAAAAAATGAAACAATAATAAATAAAATTAATAATAATTTATACATGAAAGCTAATAAAACATCTTTTTAATTATTAATTATTTTAATTATATATTAATTAATAATAATTGCAATATAATTTTAAATTTTATAAAAAAAATTATTTTTTATATATTTTTTTATTTTATGAGCTATTATATTAATTTTATTTTTATTTTTTTCTTAAATTAAAATTCTAATTAAAGGTTAAGTACCTAATTTTCTTAAAAAAAAATTTTCATTTTTATTTAAATTATTTTTTAATTTTTTTAAAAAAACATTATTTTTTTTTTTTTAAAAAATTATTTTTTTTTAAAAGAAAATTAATAATTTTTTGAGTAAATAAATACATTTTATAATGTAAATTATACAAATTTTTATTTGTATTTATTATAATATTTATTATTTCTATACTCGCTAGAATTATATCTCCAGTTGTATTTTTATTTAATAAAATTATATATCCTGAAAATTCAGCACTAAACTTCCATTGTTGTTTTATTAATATAGTATAAATAAATTTATCTCCAATATTAGTACATATAAATGAAATATCTATATTTTTTAATGATAGTTATAAACCTAAATTACTAATTTCAGTACCAACAACAAATATCTTCTTTTAATAAATTTTTATTATCTTTTAAATAATATTTAACAATTATATAGATTAATTAATCACAATTTACTATATTTTCCTAAATAATCTAACATAATTAATTTATCACCATCACCGTCATAAGAAATTACTAAATCTAATTTATATTTGATAATTTTTTTTTTCAAAATTTTTAAATCAGTAGCACCACATTTATCATTTATATTAATTACATTTGGATTAATTTCTAAAAATATAATTGAATTATTAAATTTTTTAAAAATTTTAGGAACTATATTAAAAATTGCTCTATTTACACAATTTATAATAATTTTTAATATATTTAAAGAATTTGGTAAATATTGTGTACAATATTTAATATATTTTTTTTCAGTTTTATAAAAAATATAAAAATTATTTTTTTTAGATATTAAAAATTGTGATATTGAAAAAATATTACTTATTTTATCTGCTATAATTTTTTCTATCTGATTGTTAATTTTAATACTATTAATAAATATTTTAAAACCATTATAATAAAAAGGATTATGTGATAATGATATGATAATTCCTAAATGTATTTTAGATATTTTTATTAAATAAGCTAATACAATAGTAGGTATTTTACCTAAAATAATTGGATTTAAACCAGAAATATTTAAACAACCTTGTGAGATATAATATTAGTTATCATATTTCTTGAAATTTTTATATATTGAATAATAATATTATGATATTTCTTTTTTAAAAATATTTTTCCAATAACTATAACTAACTTAATAATAAAATTATAAGTTATTGGAAATTTACTTAAAGTACCTCTAATTACATCTGTTCCAAAATATTTATGATATTTAATATTTATGATGTACTTTTTTCTTTTTTTATAAAAAATCATAAAATTATTTATTTTTTTAAAATTTCTTCTTTTTTTTCATAATCAGGCGGTCTAACTTCTTTTCTAGCCATTAAATCATCAATTTGTATTGAACTAATTGTTTCATATTTAATAAGTGTATTTTTCATTTCATGTAAAATATCAATATTATCTTTTAAAATTTTAAATGCTCTATTATAATTTTCTTCTATTAAATATTTTACTTCCTGATCAATAATTTTAGCTGTTTCATCAGACATATGTTTAGCTTTAGCAACTGATCTTCCTAGAAAAATTTCTCCTTCTTCTTCTGTATATAATAAAGGTCCTAACTTTTTAGAAAAACCCCATTGTGTAACCATATTTCTTGCAATATTAGTAGCTACTTTAATATCATTAGATGATCCTGTTGATACATATTTTTCTCCATAAATTATTTCCTCAGCAATTCTACCTCCATATAAAGTAGATATTTTACTTTCTAATTTTTGTCTACTCATACTAATAATATCAATTTCAGGTAAAAAAAATGTTACTCCTAATGCTCTTCCTCTTGGAATAATTGTTACTTTATGTACTGGATCATGATCTGGAACTAATCTACCTATAATAGCATGACCTGCTTCATGATAAGCTGTTGCTTCTTTTTGTTTTTCAGTCATTACTAAAGAACGTCTTTCTGCACCCATCATAATTTTATCTTTTGCTTTTTCTAATTCTAACATAGAAACATAATTATAATTATGACGTGCTGCTAATAAAGCGGCTTCATTTATTAAGTTAGCTAAATCAGCTCCTGAAAAACCAGGAGTACCTCTAGCTAAAATTTTTAAATCAACTTCTTTTGAAATAGGTACATTTTTTATATGTATTTTTAATACCTGTTCTCTACCTCTTATATCTGGTAACCCAACAATAACTTGTCGATCAAAACGTCCAGGTCTTAAAAGAGCGGGATCTAATACATCAGGACGATTAGTTGCAGCAATTACAATAATACTTTCATTATTATTAAATCCATCCATTTCTACTAACATTTGATTTAATGTTTGT is part of the Enterobacteriaceae endosymbiont of Donacia fulgens genome and encodes:
- the nusA gene encoding transcription termination factor NusA; translation: MNKEMLAVIEAVSNEKSLPREKIFEAMESALASATKKKYEQDIEVLVNIDRKNGNFNTFRRWLIVKKVHFPTKEITLDAARIEDNSLNLGDYIYDQIKSINFDRITTQTAKQVIVHKVREAEKAITIAQFKKQEGKILSGIVKKVNRGHLNLDLGHGVNAVILRSDMLPRENFRLGDRIRGVLFYIKEDIKETQLFLSRSRIQMITELFHIEVPEIGEGLIEIKATARDPGSRAKIAVKTNDKRIDPVGACVGMRGARVQAISNELNGERIDIISWDDNTEKFVINAMSPADISSIIINEKIHIIDIIVEENNLAQAIGRNGQNIRLASQLIGWELNVMTKHDLYHKYKKEKNNIINMFMKHLNINYELSKKIIEDGNISSFKELISTPSKKLYKIINSFSLKINDLKKIKKLVENININFYLTKKKNINNQLKKKFLKLKGINNQLSEYLIKKGISTIEKLAEQSIEDISDIDNLDQIKAGEIIMSARNFCWFNKKNNP
- the secG gene encoding preprotein translocase subunit SecG, which codes for MYKLLLILFIIVSFFLISIIMFQNNDDIDISASSSNTQSPFNTNMSNKILTKSIILLASLFFIISLLLSNINVKKYMKNIKFHNILKNKV